The following proteins are encoded in a genomic region of Micromonospora olivasterospora:
- a CDS encoding WhiB family transcriptional regulator yields MSNVRRLPGPIVDLWDWQRLGACRGRDSAQFFHPDGERGSSRLRRESGAKAVCRACPVRAECAAHALSVREPYGVWGGFSESERLRLLALGWEDLADHRHTRVDVARLEARLGAPHRSTVPAQRNVA; encoded by the coding sequence ATGTCGAACGTACGCAGACTGCCCGGACCCATCGTGGACCTCTGGGACTGGCAGCGGCTGGGCGCCTGCCGCGGCCGTGACAGCGCTCAGTTCTTCCACCCGGACGGCGAGCGCGGCTCCTCCCGCCTGCGCCGCGAATCCGGCGCCAAGGCGGTCTGCCGGGCCTGCCCGGTACGCGCCGAGTGCGCCGCCCACGCCCTGTCGGTGCGTGAGCCGTACGGCGTCTGGGGCGGCTTCAGCGAGTCGGAGCGGCTGCGGCTGCTCGCGCTGGGCTGGGAGGACCTGGCCGACCACCGGCACACCCGGGTCGACGTCGCCCGCCTGGAGGCGCGGCTCGGCGCCCCGCACAGGTCGACGGTGCCGGCGCAGCGCAACGTCGCCTGA